The proteins below are encoded in one region of Ricinus communis isolate WT05 ecotype wild-type chromosome 6, ASM1957865v1, whole genome shotgun sequence:
- the LOC8266912 gene encoding dnaJ homolog subfamily C member 4, which yields MALLVNHYSVLGLASAAGPYLTDEEISKAFKRMALRLHPDKNPRNPNAHSNFQRLLTSYNILKNPISRKEFDHLLQVQHQRQNQAQSCHHQTCNKRQRDEQQQSSMKRPRHPMGPRTPSEPPKKPAFTMTEFFMEFDRIRKLVAEGGVHKVAVNEGYNHIRL from the coding sequence ATGGCTTTGTTGGTGAATCATTATAGTGTGTTAGGCCTAGCATCTGCTGCAGGCCCTTACCTGACAGACGAAGAAATCTCCAAGGCTTTTAAGAGGATGGCGTTGAGGTTACATCCTGATAAGAACCCTCGTAATCCCAATGCCCATTCCAATTTCCAGAGACTCCTTACCTCCTACAATATTCTGAAGAATCCGATTTCCCGCAAAGAGtttgatcatcttcttcaagttCAGCATCAGCGTCAGAATCAGGCTCAGAGCTGTCATCATCAGACTTGCAACAAGCGACAGAGAGATGAGCAGCAGCAGTCTTCCATGAAGCGTCCGAGACACCCCATGGGACCACGCACGCCATCTGAGCCACCAAAGAAGCCTGCTTTCACAATGACAGAGTTCTTTATGGAATTTGATCGCATTCGTAAATTAGTTGCTGAAGGTGGTGTTCACAAAGTGGCGGTTAATGAAGGCTATAATCATATTAGACTTTAG